Proteins from a single region of Candidatus Methylomirabilota bacterium:
- the pyrR gene encoding bifunctional pyr operon transcriptional regulator/uracil phosphoribosyltransferase PyrR: MTLREKAQVLDEPGIDRALTRIAHEILERAGGTDGLALVGIRTRGVSLARRIAERLQTIEGTKVPVGALDITLYRDDLGLKAEAPVLRATEIPFAVGGRTIVLVDDVLYTGRTIRAALDAIMDLGRPRLIQLAVLIDRGHRELPIRPDYVGKNLPTARREIVQVRLREHDGQDRVVIQEPEG, encoded by the coding sequence ATGACCCTCCGCGAGAAGGCCCAGGTTCTCGACGAGCCGGGGATCGACCGGGCCCTGACCCGCATCGCCCACGAGATCCTCGAGCGCGCGGGCGGGACGGACGGCCTGGCCCTGGTCGGAATCCGGACCCGCGGGGTGTCGCTCGCCCGCCGGATCGCCGAGCGCCTCCAGACCATCGAGGGGACGAAGGTCCCGGTGGGCGCCCTCGACATCACCCTCTACCGGGACGACCTCGGGCTCAAGGCCGAGGCGCCGGTCCTGCGCGCCACCGAGATTCCCTTCGCGGTGGGTGGCCGGACCATCGTCCTGGTGGACGACGTCCTCTACACCGGGCGGACCATCCGCGCGGCCCTCGACGCCATCATGGACCTCGGCCGGCCGCGGCTGATCCAGCTCGCCGTCCTCATCGATCGCGGACACCGGGAGCTCCCGATTCGGCCGGACTACGTCGGCAAGAACTTGCCCACGGCCCGACGCGAGATCGTCCAGGTTCGACTCCGCGAGCACGACGGGCAGGACCGCGTCGTGATCCAGGAACCTGAAGGGTGA
- a CDS encoding (Fe-S)-binding protein: MLREVCGLDVRDLPEAAVCCGFGGSTSLERPEMAREIAARKLDNVAQTDAAVLVTDNPGCLLHLRGAADARGMTLRVAHVAEILAEQLSPS, encoded by the coding sequence CTGCTGCGCGAGGTCTGCGGGCTCGACGTGCGTGATCTGCCCGAAGCCGCCGTCTGCTGCGGCTTCGGCGGCTCGACCTCGCTGGAGCGTCCCGAGATGGCCCGGGAGATCGCCGCGCGAAAGCTGGATAACGTGGCCCAGACAGACGCCGCCGTGCTGGTCACCGACAACCCCGGGTGTCTCCTCCACCTCCGAGGCGCCGCCGACGCCCGCGGCATGACGCTGCGGGTGGCCCATGTCGCCGAGATCCTCGCGGAGCAGCTTTCCCCGTCCTGA
- a CDS encoding dienelactone hydrolase family protein, translating to MCFDLDARPPIPPIAGGATDARELLLTSADGTRFAAYAARAAQSRGAGMIVLPDVRGLHPYYKELALRFAEHGVDAVAVDYFGRTAGQDDRGEGFDFMTHVPQTTPETLQADIAAAAAFLRSKEGGAIRALFSVGFCFGGALSFLQAASGLGYAGVIGFYGWPLGLARWPDRPKPIDAVSRFACPVLALYGGADPGIPKSAVDDFDQALERARVPHESVVYDGAPHSFFDRRQTEFADASADAWKRVLAFVATYGGAR from the coding sequence ATGTGCTTCGACCTCGACGCTCGACCCCCGATCCCGCCGATCGCCGGCGGCGCGACTGACGCCCGCGAGCTGCTCCTCACCTCGGCCGACGGGACCCGCTTCGCGGCCTACGCCGCCCGGGCGGCGCAGTCACGCGGCGCCGGGATGATCGTGCTGCCCGACGTGCGGGGGCTCCACCCCTACTACAAGGAGCTCGCCCTGCGCTTCGCCGAGCACGGCGTCGACGCGGTCGCCGTCGACTACTTCGGGCGGACGGCCGGCCAGGACGACCGCGGCGAGGGTTTCGATTTCATGACCCACGTGCCCCAGACGACGCCGGAGACGCTCCAGGCCGACATCGCGGCGGCCGCCGCCTTCCTGCGCTCGAAGGAGGGCGGGGCCATCCGCGCGCTCTTCTCCGTCGGGTTCTGCTTCGGCGGGGCGCTCTCGTTCCTCCAGGCCGCGAGCGGCCTCGGGTATGCCGGGGTGATCGGCTTCTACGGCTGGCCCCTCGGCCTCGCCCGATGGCCGGACCGGCCCAAGCCGATCGACGCCGTGAGCCGGTTCGCCTGCCCCGTCCTGGCCCTGTACGGGGGCGCCGATCCCGGCATCCCGAAGAGCGCGGTCGACGACTTCGATCAGGCCCTCGAGCGCGCCCGGGTGCCGCACGAGTCCGTCGTCTACGACGGGGCGCCCCACAGCTTCTTCGACCGCCGCCAGACCGAGTTCGCCGACGCCTCGGCGGATGCCTGGAAGCGGGTGCTGGCGTTCGTGGCGACGTACGGCGGCGCGCGATGA
- a CDS encoding PPOX class F420-dependent oxidoreductase: protein MPRPLSPEIKQLLDGPNFAHLATLMPDGSPHSVPVWVGRDGDRIVVCTGEGSLKAKNTRRDPRVALSIVDFRDPYRETQLRGRVVERRPDPALELMDPISHKYTGKPFPFRSPEGRVALVIEVEKARYAQLPFEHTPPKLA, encoded by the coding sequence ATGCCCCGACCTCTGTCCCCCGAGATCAAGCAGCTCCTCGACGGCCCGAACTTCGCCCATCTCGCGACCCTGATGCCGGACGGCTCGCCGCACAGCGTGCCCGTCTGGGTGGGACGCGACGGCGATCGGATCGTCGTCTGCACCGGCGAAGGCTCGCTGAAGGCGAAGAATACCCGCCGCGATCCTCGGGTCGCGCTCTCCATCGTGGACTTCCGCGATCCGTACCGGGAGACCCAGCTCCGCGGCCGCGTCGTCGAGCGCCGTCCTGACCCTGCCCTCGAGTTGATGGATCCCATCTCCCACAAGTACACCGGCAAGCCATTCCCCTTCCGCAGCCCGGAGGGGAGAGTCGCGCTCGTGATCGAAGTCGAGAAAGCCCGCTACGCCCAGCTACCCTTCGAGCACACGCCGCCGAAGCTCGCGTAG
- a CDS encoding IMP dehydrogenase — MHCTVETGFVGRTYDDFLFRPQPGVAASRRDISLRTRLSPRLSLELPVVSANMDSVTGAEMAKAMALEGGVGFIHRGMPIATQAEAVARVKRTHSYIVEQPLCLPRGTTIREAREFTVQHNITGILIEETRGSGILVGLLSNRDLPWIEGFEDHRVEEFMTPVEKLVTGPPDIAVEAAERRMFDHRIEKLPLVDADGRIQGLITKKDLILARRRPYTSKDAKGRLLVGAAIGARGDFLERAAELLRVGADLILIDIAHGDSAIMGQAVGAFRAKFGGVALVCGNVGTSEGAAFLRDLGVDAIKVGIGPGRGCRTRLETGAGVPQLQAVREAWCAVGETVPIIADGGIRDDKDIFLALVCGASSVMLGSMLSGTDEAPGSVIEDPGTGEKRKIYRGMTSPQAVFDALYSGESPEASELALDVPAEGQEVQIPYKGSVLEILHRIRGHLRSAVSYAGENTLAAVRAKVLPEPLRYLIPLSPAARAESYER; from the coding sequence ATGCACTGCACCGTGGAGACCGGGTTCGTCGGCCGGACGTATGACGACTTCCTCTTCCGGCCACAGCCCGGCGTCGCCGCCTCGCGGCGGGACATTTCCCTGAGGACTCGTCTCTCCCCGCGCCTGAGCCTCGAGCTGCCGGTCGTGTCCGCCAACATGGACAGCGTGACCGGCGCCGAGATGGCCAAGGCCATGGCCCTCGAGGGCGGGGTCGGGTTCATCCATCGGGGCATGCCCATCGCGACACAGGCCGAGGCCGTGGCGCGGGTCAAGCGCACCCACAGCTACATCGTGGAGCAGCCCCTGTGCCTGCCCCGCGGCACGACGATCCGGGAGGCCCGGGAGTTCACCGTGCAGCACAACATCACCGGGATCCTCATCGAAGAAACGCGCGGCAGCGGGATCCTGGTCGGGCTGCTCTCCAACCGGGACCTGCCGTGGATCGAGGGCTTCGAGGATCACCGAGTCGAGGAGTTCATGACTCCTGTTGAGAAGCTGGTCACCGGACCGCCCGACATCGCCGTCGAGGCCGCCGAGCGGCGGATGTTCGACCATCGGATCGAGAAGCTCCCGCTGGTCGACGCGGACGGGCGCATCCAGGGTCTCATCACCAAGAAGGACCTCATCCTGGCTCGGCGCCGTCCCTACACGAGCAAAGACGCGAAGGGCCGCCTCCTCGTCGGCGCGGCCATCGGGGCCCGGGGCGACTTTCTCGAGCGCGCCGCCGAGCTCCTGCGCGTGGGCGCGGACCTGATCCTGATCGACATCGCCCATGGCGACTCGGCCATCATGGGTCAGGCCGTGGGGGCCTTCCGGGCCAAGTTTGGCGGCGTGGCACTCGTCTGCGGCAATGTGGGGACCTCTGAAGGGGCGGCATTCCTCCGGGACCTCGGCGTCGACGCCATCAAGGTGGGCATCGGGCCGGGGCGGGGCTGTCGCACGCGACTCGAGACCGGGGCCGGCGTCCCCCAGCTCCAGGCCGTCCGGGAGGCCTGGTGTGCGGTAGGGGAGACAGTGCCGATCATTGCCGATGGGGGGATCAGGGACGACAAGGACATCTTCCTGGCGCTGGTCTGCGGGGCCTCCTCTGTCATGCTCGGCAGCATGCTGTCGGGGACCGACGAGGCGCCCGGCTCAGTGATCGAGGATCCCGGGACAGGCGAAAAGCGGAAGATCTACCGCGGCATGACGTCGCCTCAGGCGGTGTTCGACGCCCTGTACAGCGGCGAGAGTCCGGAAGCCTCGGAACTCGCCCTTGACGTTCCCGCCGAGGGCCAGGAGGTCCAGATTCCGTACAAGGGTTCAGTGCTGGAGATCCTGCACCGCATCCGCGGCCATCTCCGATCGGCGGTGAGCTACGCCGGCGAGAACACGCTCGCCGCCGTGCGAGCCAAGGTCCTTCCCGAGCCCCTGCGGTACCTCATTCCCCTGTCCCCCGCGGCGCGAGCAGAGTCGTACGAGCGCTGA
- a CDS encoding aspartate carbamoyltransferase catalytic subunit: MGLKRKDLLEIRSLEPAEIQTILDTAASMKEIASREIKKVPALRGKTVVNLFLEPSTRTRTSFEIAGKWLSADVINVSGSSSSVVKGETLMDTAKNIEAMSPDCVVIRHSASGAPHMLARALKCSIINAGDGMHEHPTQALLDLLTIREKRGHLEGLSVAIVGDIAHSRVARSNIAGMRKMGMSVTVAGPPTLIPPGIEELGVKVAYRLEDTIRDVDVIMMLRLQQERMTANYIPSLREYSRLYGLSLEKLAGARDDVLIMHPGPVNRGIEMAPEVADGPYSVILEQVANGVAVRMALLYLLLGGKPAEA; this comes from the coding sequence ATGGGGCTCAAGCGCAAGGACCTCCTCGAGATCCGCAGCCTGGAGCCGGCCGAGATCCAGACGATCCTGGACACGGCGGCGTCCATGAAGGAGATCGCGAGCCGCGAGATCAAAAAGGTCCCGGCCCTGCGCGGCAAGACCGTGGTGAACCTCTTCCTGGAGCCGTCGACGCGGACGCGCACCTCGTTCGAGATCGCCGGAAAGTGGCTGTCGGCCGACGTCATCAACGTCTCGGGCTCGTCCTCCAGCGTGGTGAAGGGCGAGACCCTGATGGACACGGCCAAGAACATCGAAGCGATGAGCCCCGACTGCGTCGTGATCCGGCACTCCGCGTCGGGCGCCCCCCACATGCTGGCGCGGGCCCTCAAGTGCTCGATCATCAACGCCGGGGACGGCATGCACGAGCACCCGACCCAGGCGCTGCTGGACCTCCTGACCATCCGGGAGAAGCGGGGTCACCTCGAGGGGCTCTCGGTGGCGATCGTAGGCGACATCGCTCACAGCCGGGTCGCCCGCTCGAACATCGCCGGCATGCGGAAGATGGGCATGAGCGTGACGGTGGCGGGGCCGCCGACCCTCATCCCGCCCGGGATCGAGGAGTTGGGGGTCAAGGTCGCCTACCGGCTCGAGGACACGATCCGGGACGTCGACGTCATCATGATGCTGCGGCTGCAGCAGGAGCGGATGACCGCTAATTACATCCCCTCGCTCCGAGAGTACTCGCGCCTCTACGGGCTCTCGCTCGAGAAGCTGGCCGGCGCGCGGGACGACGTCCTGATCATGCATCCGGGGCCGGTGAACCGGGGGATCGAGATGGCGCCCGAGGTGGCCGACGGCCCGTACTCGGTGATCCTCGAGCAGGTCGCCAACGGGGTCGCGGTGCGGATGGCTCTCCTGTATTTGCTGCTGGGCGGCAAGCCCGCGGAGGCGTAG
- a CDS encoding amidase, which translates to MTDASLAFESITGLAARIRTGSLSPVALAEQLLERIAALDKRLHAFILVTPDRALAEARAAESALRGGQDLGPLQGIPYAAKDLYDVKGLPTTAGTRLLANNVARADCPVVQKLAAAGMPLLGKTYTVQFAFGGVGINHDQGTPHNPWHPTPLAPGGSSSGTAVAVAAGLTPMALGSDTGGSVRIPAALCGVVGLKTTVGRISRAGVYPLSWTLDSVGPLTRSVEDAALVYQVLQGVDFRDETTVGVAPHDVLGGLKAGVKNLRIAFGETLFFDDVDAEVAAAVREAGPVFRSLGAHVGSVAVPEAAEAWAEKPRPLLAAAEACAVNARFLDDHFDALDPVVAHRMIAGRTLPATDYFMLLRRNAALRERVKQTLRDVDALIVPTTMIPARPLADIDASRESYTDYNVRYLRNTSIGNILNLCAVSVPCGFTREGLPIGLMVYAKPFEEDVALRVAWAYEQATQWHARRPDLAWAREAA; encoded by the coding sequence ATGACCGACGCGTCCCTCGCCTTCGAGTCGATCACCGGGCTGGCCGCGCGCATCCGGACGGGCAGCCTGAGTCCCGTCGCACTGGCCGAGCAGCTCCTCGAGCGCATCGCGGCGCTGGACAAGCGACTTCACGCGTTCATCCTCGTCACGCCGGACCGTGCGCTGGCCGAGGCGCGGGCGGCCGAGAGCGCCCTCCGGGGCGGCCAGGACCTGGGGCCGCTCCAGGGCATCCCGTACGCGGCGAAGGACCTCTACGACGTGAAGGGGTTGCCCACCACGGCCGGCACGCGCCTCCTCGCGAACAACGTCGCGCGCGCCGACTGCCCGGTGGTCCAGAAGCTGGCCGCCGCCGGCATGCCGCTGCTCGGCAAGACCTACACGGTCCAGTTCGCCTTCGGCGGCGTCGGGATCAACCACGACCAGGGGACGCCGCACAACCCGTGGCATCCGACGCCGCTCGCGCCCGGCGGCTCGTCCAGCGGCACCGCCGTCGCGGTCGCCGCCGGCCTCACGCCGATGGCGCTCGGCAGCGATACCGGCGGCTCGGTCCGCATCCCGGCCGCGCTCTGCGGCGTCGTGGGCCTCAAGACCACCGTGGGGCGCATCAGCCGCGCGGGCGTGTATCCCTTGAGCTGGACCCTCGACAGCGTCGGCCCGCTCACCCGGTCGGTGGAGGACGCCGCGCTCGTCTACCAGGTCCTGCAGGGCGTCGACTTCCGGGACGAGACGACCGTGGGCGTGGCGCCGCACGATGTGCTGGGCGGCCTCAAGGCCGGCGTCAAGAACCTCCGGATCGCGTTCGGCGAAACGCTCTTTTTCGACGACGTGGACGCCGAGGTGGCCGCGGCCGTCCGCGAGGCCGGCCCGGTGTTCCGGTCGCTGGGCGCGCACGTCGGAAGCGTCGCGGTGCCTGAGGCGGCCGAGGCCTGGGCGGAGAAGCCGCGCCCGCTGCTGGCGGCCGCCGAGGCCTGCGCGGTCAACGCCCGGTTCCTCGACGACCACTTCGACGCCCTCGATCCCGTCGTGGCCCACCGGATGATCGCCGGCCGGACGCTGCCCGCGACCGATTACTTCATGCTGCTGCGGCGGAATGCCGCGCTCCGGGAGCGGGTCAAGCAGACCCTCCGGGACGTCGACGCGCTCATCGTCCCCACGACCATGATCCCCGCCCGCCCGCTGGCCGACATCGACGCGAGCCGGGAGAGCTACACCGATTACAACGTGCGGTACCTGCGGAACACCTCGATCGGAAACATCCTGAACCTGTGCGCCGTCTCGGTGCCCTGTGGGTTCACGCGGGAGGGGCTGCCGATCGGGCTGATGGTCTACGCCAAGCCCTTCGAGGAGGACGTGGCCCTCCGCGTCGCCTGGGCCTACGAGCAGGCGACCCAGTGGCACGCCCGCCGCCCCGACCTCGCCTGGGCCCGCGAGGCCGCCTGA